A part of Larimichthys crocea isolate SSNF chromosome VII, L_crocea_2.0, whole genome shotgun sequence genomic DNA contains:
- the LOC104936060 gene encoding sodium channel subunit beta-2, with protein MSSPAQEKRSPGVQLLLSAALPLLLLSLSGCSSMDVLVTSSINALNGTTVKISCLFTSCYKMDPTKFAMNWTYQESLNDTEEMFMTYSKKKGMVPLRSDRFGERVMFAGNLDKNDLSITLSDVQLEDEGVYNCYVRNPPDRIQGHGFIQLNVVTELPPPRDSTIAVAIGASVGGALALLILSMVVVKCLRRHRKQELISEEKMEEEGKLEAEGVAEEGTKNVHPLPEDL; from the exons ATGTCTTCCCCCGCGCAGGAGAAGAGGAGCCCTGGcgttcagctgctgctgagcgcggcgctgccgctgctgctcctctcgctctccg gtTGTTCAAGCATGGATGTGCTCGTGACCAGTTCCATTAATGCACTGAATGGAACAACTGTCAAAATCTCCTGCTTATTTACTTCCTGCTATAAGATGGACCCTACGAAGTTTGCCATGAACTGGACTTACCAAGAATCACTTAACGATACAGAAGAGATG TTTATGACATACTCCAAGAAAAAAGGAATGGTGCCTCTGCGTTCAGACCGGTTTGGAGAGAGGGTCATGTTTGCCGGGAACCTGGATAagaatgacttgtcaatcacCCTATCAGATGTACAGTTGGAGGATGAGGGGGTTTACAACTGCTATGTGAGAAACCCCCCAGACCGCATTCAGGGACATGGTTTCATACAGCTCAATGTTGTTACTGAAC tTCCACCTCCCAGGGATTCAACCATTGCAGTTGCGATTGGGGCATCAGTGGGCGGAGCATTAGCTCTGCTGATCCTTTCCATGGTAGTAGTGAAATGTCTTCGTCGACACCGGAAACAGGAACTGATTtcagaggagaagatggaggaggagggaaagctGGAGGCTGAAGGTGTTGCAGAGGAAGGAACCAA AAATGTGCATCCCCTACCTGAAGACCTATAG